In Erigeron canadensis isolate Cc75 chromosome 7, C_canadensis_v1, whole genome shotgun sequence, one DNA window encodes the following:
- the LOC122606686 gene encoding beta-glucosidase 13-like has product MREIMAEQEYQIVPFPDDIKCTDFDPHFVWGASTSAYQIEGAASDGGRGPSIWDVFCLTNPGRIVGGDNGNNAVNAYYKTKEDVQTMKKMGLKAYRFSISWSRILPGGKLCLGINQEGVDYYNNLINELLANEIEPYVTLWHWDTPNVLEGEYMGFLCDKIISDFTNYAEFCFWEFGDRVKHWTTLNEPHSYCEKGYTKGTFAPGRGGEDEPGNPATEPYIVAHNLLLSHANVVSLYRRRFQASQGGEIGITLNTKFYEPLNSELQDDIDAALRGIDFMFGWFMKPLFSGKYPDSMIENVTDGRLPKFTKEQSKLLKGSYDFLGLNYYVSQYATTAPPTNVVSNLTDSKVLEQPDDLNGMPIGIQGGLDWLYSYPPGFRKLLVYIKDNYGDPLIYITENGWVDKTDNTKTVEQARVDLERIEYHNKHLQSLLDAIKAGVRVKGYFVWSLMDNFEWDEGYSARFGLIYIDFKSGKYSRYPKSSAIWYKHFLHYGKTSVGKTKNNLLGYQTFKASQKTTKFKSESDCYCLDMLLLLLPRVRSWKLLVKGQV; this is encoded by the exons ATGAGGGAGATAATGGCAGAACAAGAATACCAAATAGTTCCTTTTCCTGATGATATCAAATGCACAGATTTTGATCCTCACTTTGTCTGGGGTGCTTCCACATCTGCCTATCAG ATTGAAGGCGCTGCATCTGATGGTGGTAGGGGCCCAAGTATTTGGGATGTTTTCTGTCTCACAAACCCAG GACGCATTGTTGGTGGCGATAATGGAAACAATGCTGTTAATGCATACTATAAAACAAAG GAAGATGTGCAGACTATGAAGAAAATGGGCCTGAAAGCATACCGATTCTCAATTTCATGGAGTAGAATATTACCAG GAGGAAAATTGTGTTTGGGCATCAACCAAGAGGGGGTCGACTACTACAATAACCTAATCAATGAGCTTTTAGCCAATGAAATTGAGCCATATGTCACTCTATGGCATTGGGACACACCCAATGTCTTGGAAGGTGAATATATGGGTTTCTTATGTGACAAAATTAT ATCTGACTTCACAAATTATGCTGAATTTTGCTTCTGGGAGTTCGGTGACCGGGTTAAGCACTGGACCACGTTGAACGAACCCCATTCTTACTGTGAGAAGGGATACACTAAGGGCACATTTGCACCTGGAAGGGGAGGTGAAGATGAGCCCGGGAATCCTGCCACAGAGCCGTATATAGTAGCACACAACCTACTCCTTTCCCATGCAAATGTTGTTAGTTTGTACCGCAGGAGATTTCAA GCAAGTCAAGGGGGGGAAATTGGGATTACACTCAATACGAAGTTTTATGAGCCCCTTAACTCAGAACTTCAGGATGACATTGATGCAGCCCTCAGAGGCATAGACTTCATGTTCGGATG GTTCATGAAACCATTGTTTAGTGGTAAATACCCAGATTCAATGATTGAGAATGTTACTGATGGTCGTTTACCTAAGTTTACTAAAGAACAATCGAAGTTATTGAAAGGATCATATGATTTTCTCGGGTTGAACTATTATGTTTCCCAATATGCCACCACCGCACCACCAACCAATGTTGTTTCCAACCTCACAGATAGCAAGGTTCTTGAGCAACCAG ACGATCTAAATGGGATGCCTATTGGAATACAG GGTGGCTTGGACTGGCTCTATTCATATCCACCTGGATTTCGAAAATTGCTAGtctatataaaagataattatggAGATCCATTAATTTACATAACTGAAAATG GGTGGGTTGATAAAACCGATAATACAAAAACAGTTGAACAAGCTCGTGTTGATCTTGAGCGGATAGAATATCACAACAAACATCTTCAAAGTTTACTAGATGCAATCAA AGCTGGTGTCAGAGTGAAAGGATACTTTGTATGGTCATTGATGGATAACTTTGAATGGGATGAAGGTTATTCAGCTCGTTTTGGACTAATTTATATCGACTTTAAGAGTGGGAAATATTCAAGGTACCCAAAGAGCTCAGCAATATGGTACAAGCACTTTCTCCATTATGGTAAAACATCTGTAGGCAAAACAAAGAACAATCTTCTGGGTTACCAAACCTTCAAAGCGTCACAGAAAACAACAAA ATTCAAGTCCGAGAGCGACTGTTACTGTCTGGATATGCTTCTGCTTCTTCTGCCAAG GGTAAGGTCATGGAAACTACTAGTAAAGGGACAAGTATAA